From Bombus huntii isolate Logan2020A unplaced genomic scaffold, iyBomHunt1.1 ctg00000064.1, whole genome shotgun sequence, a single genomic window includes:
- the LOC126876090 gene encoding uncharacterized protein LOC126876090, whose translation MERLKTEAEDKWRVEWTFHNPYSWTKRLIEDPLIFYRTRRGVNYHVMQILTGHRIFNWYRHRIGKEMHTSCWDCGAAVDDAEHVLFWCPRWTGERAELEAEIGEECRIENRIVEKLAAEERLWLKFSNVCTTVMTNRLNKEREVEALRRRESRRRRV comes from the coding sequence ATGGAGAGGCTGAAGACCGAAGCCGAGGACAAATGGAGGGTGGAATGGACGTTCCACAATCCCTACAGCTGGACTAAGAGGTTGATAGAGGACCCGTTGATCTTCTACAGAACGAGGAGGGGCGTCAACTACCACGTCATGCAGATTCTCACTGGGCACCGTATCTTCAACTGGTACCGTCACAGGATTGGGAAAGAGATGCACACCAGTTGCTGGGATTGCGGAGCCGCCGTGGACGACGCCGAGCACGTGCTGTTCTGGTGCCCTAGATGGACAGGGGAGCGCGCGGAGTTGGAGGCCGAGATAGGAGAAGAATGTAGGATAGAGAACCGGATCGTGGAGAAGCTGGCCGCCGAGGAGCGGCTATGGCTCAAATTTAGTAATGTGTGCACCACAGTCATGACGAATCGGCTTAACAAGGAGAGGGAGGTGGAGGCTCTGCGGAGAAGAGAAAGCAGGAGGAGAAGAGTTTAG